Within the Periplaneta americana isolate PAMFEO1 chromosome 6, P.americana_PAMFEO1_priV1, whole genome shotgun sequence genome, the region GCACCATTGTGTTCTGGCCGAATGTACTGTATGGTTCCATCCGAGGAGCTCGTTACAAGCATCGTTCCTGCTTGTATTTGTTCATTACTAAATTTTGCTGCCGCAAATTGGTGCATTGCGGGGAAGTGGCCCCCAAATGGTGAGAAATTCATATCTGAATCTGAAACAGTACGTAACAAACACTCACTCTTGTCAAActtcataaaaaaaaagtgttttatttATCGCTGTGTTAAGAGGTTATGTTATCAGCAAGactaaatttattacaaaaaaacgTAGTTTGTAAGACATTTAAGATGCTACCAAGGAACTACAATCAATAACCACACATTTATTTGTCTCCTGCACAATCTCTTTGTTGTATAATAAAACGATATGTACATGCGACATGGAGCGAATATTAATTGCAAAAATACGAAAGGAATATCGCTTACAGCaatgttattatattttctactggttaaatattatgttacttACTTCTATATTAACTGCCTTTTATTCCTTCATATTAAATCAACGAGGTAATTtcggtaaaatataaaaaattttaaacttgCAAACACATACACACGCATACTAGCATTTTACTGTTTATTGTGCGGCGACATTTGCTTCCAGGATAGCCAACATGACGCGTTGAGCAATGTCCCTAACCTTTCAAAATTCTATGGTACAATACAATATTGATAAAAATACTATCATCAAAATTCAAATATGCCATACTAATAGTTTTTATaactatgaataaaattaaatattatcgaATAAACTCATATCTCACCTAACAAATTCCTATCACAATATGGTGAAGAAATTCCTAACCTTAACATCCTGTAAtaataacttttaaattttgatcatgttatttgtgtataacaaGGGAAACCAAGTTAACAACGTTTGTGGAGATAAAAGTATAGCTGTAGATTGAAATATGAGTTCTCCATGTACTCAGAGGGCAgtaaaattaagagaaaaaaatcgtGCTCTCCTTGATCAGCTTGAATCTAATTCTATTCTACTTGAACGGAGGTTACAGAAATTAAAACGTACTGCCAGGTAGGTTATAAAGTAAGTCACAGTTTTACGAATTTCATTCTCAGTAGAcggtgttgctattattatttcatattttccttcCAGAACAGCAAAATCATCAGATAAATCTTGGCAAGAGCTACCACCTTCGCCTTTGAAAAGGAAATATGATGCTTGGAAAGCAAGAAACTACTCTGGCCAAGTCTCAGCTGCTCTTAGTGCTGATATTTATAATTGCAGTGACAGCAGTTTAGATAATCATGACATAAGTGATGACTATAAACAAAAATTAGAAGACATAACATCCCCAGCGAAACGTACCAGGCACAATGCTAAAGTTTTATCGAAGCCCAAAAGAAAACACAACAAGCTTAACAAAGGTTCTCAAAATTCATTTAAATCGTCGACTGCAATTGATGTAACAGAGCATGCCAAAGATTGTACTTGTTGTTATTGCAAAACTAGTAAAGGTCTGCATGGGATTCTTTCTGGCATTACATCACAAGAAGAGGAAGATGAAACCAGGCCTGATACTGAAGATAAAGAAACAGAAGAATCACATTCATTACCACAGACATTTAGTGACAGTGACAAAAGTACTGATAGTGAACGACAAAGGAAAACCTTAGCAGCAGCACatgcaattattaattattctccTGAATCTATATTTCTACGGAGATTGAAACAGCGATCTCAAGCTGTTGGTGATCTAATTGCCCCAGGAAACATAAGGCCATTGACAGCATCACCTTCTAAGAAATCACCACCTTCTACAAGGCGAATACCAAACACTGCTACTTATAGAGTTCCAAGATCGAGCCCGACTCAGGGTGAAGACAGACCTTTTCATTCTGCAAGACCCGACATGGTGCAGCAGACGTCTACAAAACGAGAACATCCCAGACGTTCGCAAACAAAGAAAGTCAAGAAAAAATCAGATAGGAAAAGAGCTTGTTACAAGAAGCACTGCTACTGTCGTGTGCTGAAGAATAAATCAAAGAAGGAACTTTTTCGTGAGGAAAAGGAAAATGTAGACTCCAGAGCAACACAAAAGGTTAGTTTCTGTAACAAAATGTAGCTATAGGCCTAAAGTTGGGAGGTATGAAAATGAGACAGAATATTAGTCTATTAAGTTTATATGCAGTAGATGTATCGAAAAAATAAGTTTAGTTAAAAGTTATGGTAGATTCTACCGGTAGCTATtggtaaaaatgaaaattatagtaAATTTAGAGCTGAATGTGATTGAGTACTTTTGCTCTATTAGgtacaaatttattttgaatgagAGGGAGGGGTAATGGTTAAActttctattttctacaattttcacggtaatagtaggcctagtaatagtaatttattcaccataaagatctttacaaatcatggcttcgtcaatcttatttctaagtcttaatctagtttctgattatactatGGACATATTTATGAATATGTAGCTTTGTTATTGCAGGACATCTGCTGACATGATACAATTACACATTAATAGGCACTTTCCGCAAGGTCTAAAGACATAAATTTCTCTACAGTATATGGCATATGATGCAGCAGCAACCTGTTGACTATActtttaaacttcttttgtttactacttattatggagcttggaattttattatacttatttatgcCTCTATATAAAATACTTTTAAGACTTGTGGTTATTCTATGAGTGGACAGATGGATATGACTTGATGTTCTTGTTTGATACATGTGGTAGtctgaattcaatttgaattttgctttgtttttatgaatgaaaGACACTGTTTCTAGAATGTATATACATGGTACTGGCAGAATTTTGAGTTCCCTAAAAATTTCTTTACTTTACGACCTTATAGgtgcttgtttcataatttttataattttcttctgtagctTAAAAATTTCCGTAATTTTGCTTGTTGCACCCTATAATGGTATGCCATACTGAATCTGGGAATGTACATAGCCAAAATACATAGATCTGAGAACTTCATTAGAGGttgttttgtttaatattctGAAAGCATATACATAGCGGTTCAATTTTTCTATAGTTTTCTCAACATGATAGTTCCAGGTTAAAGCAGAGTCGATCCAGATGCctagaaattttgtatttttaacttccattatgtctttatcatttattttgataGGAGTAGAATTTTGATCACTGCTATTGTTAAAAAGAGTATgtaaacagtcttactaatattcAGTTGTAACTTATTTTGCTGAAGCCAGTTTGTAGGCTGTagacttcatattttgtacacctcGTTCCCTTTCTACAAGTATTCTCGCATGTAAGTTTCTTATGAATGGTTTCTGAGTTAGGcccattaaatttttttaataaaaatttggatattttcaaaatttatctccaTTTGCAAAATATAAGTTTCATGCATGACTTTTTTTATATGACATCTCAGATATGTTTAGAAAAGAACTGAATAgcgtcacttttaaatttaaacatataaATGGAGAgtttttttatatagcctattttcaaatTCGAAATTCACATTTTTAGTGTCCActgagtttatattttgttttttaatttcgaaagtatttaGTTTATCAAAATGATATTGTGGGGTAGAGCTACATGTTAATGAAAAACCAATCATGGGGAGTTGGTCAACaacaaagttctgcaacatgtccaaaTACACGTTCCCTATacatgaagaagaataaattacCCAATGACAGAATGCTTGACGGAGTAATGTTTCCGCATTAAACATTGGTATGCATGCACATGAACATAtagctgtttttaaaccattgttgcataaacttggacagtttctgtatcttgtcagatgtaaatcacaacaatatcttcatctgattttaaatcacgagcatttatttctcgatatCTCTAAGCAGAACATGGTGTAcagtctaaatcaatttccttaTCATTAGGTTTGCTGTGAATATGTAAGAACACAAATTGTTATCACAATTTGAGGCCATAGTTTATTCTTTAGTATTAGCAAACGAAAGCAAACAGTCCAAAATAACTGacattttttgtaaaatagtctaatgttattaaatgaaaatcATATGGGAAAAACATGGTAGAGCCTGTGTACTGTTCAGTAAgtcaatttcataatattttcggGAATGGAGTTTGAAATTTAATATATCAGCTTTCACTCTAAGCAGCTAAGATTTCCTACAAATAAttttacattcttcaagaatatgtgttataaatttgagtatTGTATTATAAACTCAAAGATAACTTTACCGGTAACTATGAAGTTCtaaatttcttacttacttactggcttttaaggaacccggaggttcattgccgccctcacataagcccgccattggtccctatcctgagcaaaattaatccattctctatcatcatatcccaccaccctcaaatccattttaatattatcttcccatctacgtcttggcctccctaaaagtctttttccctccggcctcccaactaacactctatatgcatttctggattcacccatacgtgctacatgccctgcccatctcaaatgtctggatttaatgttcctaattatgtcaggtgaagaatacaatgcgtgcagttctgtgttgtgtaactttctccattctcctgtaacttcatccctcttagccccaaatattttcctaagaatcttattctgaaatacccgtagtctctgttcctctctcaaagtgagagtccaagtttcacaaccatacagaacaaccagtaatataactgttttataaattctactttcagatttttcgacagcagactggatgataaaagcttctcaaccgaataataacacgcatttcccatatttattccgtgtttaatttcctcccgttatcatttatatttgttactgttgctcccagatatttgaacttctccatctcttcaaaagataaatttccatttcgtacaatattctggtcacgagacataatcttgtACTTtgcctttcgggatttacttccaaacctatctctatgttattaaatgttatttcagTTCTATGTTTTTCTCACTTATACGTTTTTTTCTTCAGACCCCTTAAAAACTTATAACTAagttaaatgaagttttactgaattctgaaatgttggaaaaattaaatcttagcataggcctatatagagtgttagttgggagaccggagggaaaaagacttttggagagaccgagacgtagatgggaggataatattaaaatggatttgagggaggtgggatatgatgatagagactggattaatcttgcacaggataggaaccgatggcgggcttatgtgagggcggcaatgaacctccgggttccttaaaagccagtaagtaagtaagttgttgttttctaatgccaggcgtttgacaataaagtcatttgacctcttgcactccaatatttttcaaagatattatcatgaccagccactgaagcacagattttgaggtgttccgaatccatttcttggtttgagttgcacaatgggcagttaggggactgatatattccaattctatgcaggtgtttggccaaacaatcatggcctgttgccaatctaaatgcagctacagacgattttcgtggtaaatcgggaattaactgtggattatgatgcagataTCCCTATCCCTTGAGATagtgttatcaaattttatttgttgaagtctaagtatgtagatttaataaatctcttcacagagtaatacgtagatttagtaacaggtctgtaagtagcagtgctgcccttctttgctaaagcatccgcattctcgtttcccaggattccacaatgggatggtatccattggaatacaattcttttattgagtgatattaattgagagagcattttagttatttctgctgtttgagatgaaggtgtgcgtttagagactattgatagaatagctgctttggagtctgacaatataactgcattcctaaatttattgatgtggcatagaagattgtaagtaagtaaataagtaagtaagcatataGATGTGAAACTTAACACTTCATCACAAGAAGTCTCtaatttttaattctttgaaACTAATCACTGCTGTACAAAATACTAACCATAGTGAAGCAGGTTTAAAACAAATGAGAATCATAATCAAGACGTACACAATTATTGTCATTTTTGTGTTATACCGAAAACTGGGGTAaggaggatcacatgtggtaaagtggatcatacgtgtattgcctagataaggcagcgccacatggatcacacatgaaaagaaaatCTTTCTTTGCATGTGGGATCCATATGGCACTGAcatatctaacaatacacatatgatccactttaccacatgtgatcctctttaccccagtttacggtacctcATTGTGGTCTGTTTCAGCATGACGATGGCAGTGCCGTCTGTGAGTGCTGTTGTAACTGCAGCTGTCAGAAACACCCGAGTGCTCCAAGGGCACCTCTGATAGTCAGTGATGCCGTGGCAGATATGGTTGACAAAGAGCAGGAGGGCAAATTTGCCAATTGTCGGTGCTGTTGCAAACGACAGTCCGCCTGGTTTGACAAGCTCAATGAGTTTCGACAGTCGCACTGGTTTGACTGCCACGCCCATCCTCATGCTGACCCCGTGTGCCTGGAGACCAGGGCCAGGAGTAAAGAAGGATGTCAGCCTTGCCCACATAAATGTATGTTGACTTCTTTTCTTGTAATGCAATAGTTCTAAACCTCTTACAGTGTCTGAACTCGTGATGAAACAGTTCTGTGTTATATAACTGCGTGTTTAGACAATTGAGAGAAAAAATTTGCCTAATCCCAACCATTATTATGCATACCTTGTCTGGGGAAGGGAAGGCACAGcatgttattgtattgtattgtatttattaacattccatggtattgatacattgcttacagctagaatatggaacaagtcaaaaaacttaatattattataaagtcttaatttatagtc harbors:
- the LOC138700919 gene encoding uncharacterized protein; protein product: MSSPCTQRAVKLREKNRALLDQLESNSILLERRLQKLKRTARTAKSSDKSWQELPPSPLKRKYDAWKARNYSGQVSAALSADIYNCSDSSLDNHDISDDYKQKLEDITSPAKRTRHNAKVLSKPKRKHNKLNKGSQNSFKSSTAIDVTEHAKDCTCCYCKTSKGLHGILSGITSQEEEDETRPDTEDKETEESHSLPQTFSDSDKSTDSERQRKTLAAAHAIINYSPESIFLRRLKQRSQAVGDLIAPGNIRPLTASPSKKSPPSTRRIPNTATYRVPRSSPTQGEDRPFHSARPDMVQQTSTKREHPRRSQTKKVKKKSDRKRACYKKHCYCRVLKNKSKKELFREEKENVDSRATQKHDDGSAVCECCCNCSCQKHPSAPRAPLIVSDAVADMVDKEQEGKFANCRCCCKRQSAWFDKLNEFRQSHWFDCHAHPHADPVCLETRARSKEGCQPCPHKCVHEFTLDDRLFFKSLNEDHRNVSRCAVCQLPYDVPKSRPRETPPITLPSSLQEPEVQVSIPLDSFPGVRRHPATSGNVLSHKKISHGRVSPRTKRNVAPIFGDVKPMAPPPADSLALRYQKGVAK